In Penaeus chinensis breed Huanghai No. 1 chromosome 11, ASM1920278v2, whole genome shotgun sequence, a genomic segment contains:
- the LOC125030621 gene encoding uncharacterized protein LOC125030621, with protein MFLLPAARSHEVTLSIASAEERGGSGLPTSVFKKRGEKGEQLDVFPCVAPHSTGEGALARAAVSPLGEGRVITVQSFGTGLLLFDLVVFGEQTKVVFDTAGECSLVCSSFLQGRKLEVRDSDLKVRWGGVTDIGQRGDVDIPLEFGPVKVNNSFLVADSWNLPGKLLLGCDFIRTHQVVFVNHPPQPIQLSIEGQQVDVV; from the coding sequence ATGTTTTTACTGCCAGCGGCCAGGTCACATGAAGTTACACTGTCCATTGCGTCtgcagaagaaagaggggggtcaGGGCTCCCCACCTCCGTATTCAAAAaacggggggagaaaggggaacaaTTAGATGTTTTCCCTTGTGTAGCTCCTCATAGTACAGGTGAAGGGGCTCTGGCTAGGGCAGCAGTTTCTCctttaggagaagggagagttatcACTGTACAGTCTTTTGGTACAGGGTTACTGTTGTTTGACTTAGTAGTTTTTGGTGAACAAACGAAGGTCGTGTTTGATACGGCAGGGGAGTGTTCACTAGTTTGTAGTAGTTTTCTACAGGGAAGGAAATTAGAGGTAAGAGATTCCGATCTTAAGGTCAGATGgggtggtgtcactgacataggcCAAAGAGGGGATGTTGATATTCCACTGGAGTTTGGGCCAGTCAAGGTAaataattcatttttagtggcggATTCATGGAATCTGCCAGGGAAGCTGTTGTTAGGATGTGATTTTATTAGGACACATCAGGTAGTATTTGTTAACCATCCACCTCAACCCATCCAACTGTCGATCGAGGGTCAACAGGTGGATGTGGTATGA
- the LOC125030425 gene encoding uncharacterized protein LOC125030425, with translation MCPGLSPNIQQVDDARKTAVIDRELSRLGVDIACLQETRLPDSGTLREKSYTFFWKGKPPEEPRQHGVGFAIKNTLMTSIEPPSAGTERILTLRLSTSFGSATIISVYAPTLYSTPEDKDQFYGALDDIISQTPSTDMLYLLGDFNARVGADHEAWLSCLGAYGRGKINDNGQRLLELCCYHGLCVTNTFFPCKEIHQVSWRHPRSRHWHQLDLVLTRRKDLASVLLTRTYHSADCDTDHSLVASKVRIAPRKIHHSKKSGRPRVNTCNARNPLKMQGFLNLLNVTLAREMSEDDTTDLIWSHLRDSIYSAAISAYGKKEHNHADWFEAHWDRMEPVVEAKRKTLLAYKNAPNPTTLTALRVARKTSQQTARHCANTYWLNLCSRIQLAADVGDARGMYEGIKKATGPAPSKSAPLKTKTGDVITDQGKQLERWVEHYLELYATQNVVTDAALADTPDLPVTEELDALPTKEELSKAISNLSSGKAPGIDSIPAEVLKSGKPALLEPLHTLLCKCWEKGHIPQDMRDANIITLYKNKGDKSDCNNYRGISLLSIVGKVFARVTLTRLQTLASRVYPESQCGFRAGRSTVDMLFSLRQLQEKCQEQQMPLYLAFIDLTKAFDMVSRSGLFQLLKKIGCPPHLLAVVTSFHYNMRSTYAFKDCSEGVYIHTRADGKLLNIARLRAKTKVREVLIREMLFADDAALASHTEEGLQQLVSRFSAACKDSHTLETEVSSRIAKTAAVMSKLYQRVWNNSSLTEKTKLHVYQACALSSLLYSSEPWTPYARHEKKLHSFHLQCLRRILHIRWQDKIPDVEILQRAGMKSMVAILRERRLRWLGHVRRMDAGRIPKDLLYGELAEGTRPNGRPRLRFKDVCKRDMKQCNIDVSSWESLAEDRPSWRSTVKSAVKEAEDARNAALAEKRRRRKQRERQPQQQSTIGDFMRFHSISFAIWVYRSVVVYSSTKAATQPLGHLKQVVESTLRIIRNEHLLESVLAMRLLEKYNQEMTKHFLKLE, from the exons ATGTGTCCCGGCCTCTCCCCCAACATCCAACAGGTTGATGATGCCAGGAAAACAGCTGTCATCGACAGAGAGCTCTCTCGGCTAGGTGTAGACATTGCATGCTTGCAGGAGACGAGGCTTCCAGACAGTGGCACCCTCAGAGAAAAGAGCTACACCTTCTTCTGGAAAGGTAAACCCCCTGAAGAACCCCGCCAGCATGGTGTCGGCTTTGCCATAAAGAACACACTGATGACCTCCATCGAGCCCCCTTCAGCAGGCACAGAGAGAATTCTGACCCTCCGCCTGTCCACGTCTTTCGGCTCAGCCACCATCATCAGCGTGTACGCACCCACGCTGTACTCTACCCCTGAGGATAAGGACCAGTTCTATGGTGCCCTGGATGATATCATATCCCAAACCCCCAGCACTGACATGCTTTACCTccttggcgacttcaacgccagAGTGGGAGCTGACCACGAGGCTTGGCTCTCCTGTCTCGGTGCCTATGGACGCGGGAAGATAAATGACAATGGCCAGCGTCTGCTAGAGCTGTGCTGCTACCACGGCCTATGCGTCACCAACACCTTCTTCCCGTGCAAAGAAATCCATCAGGTCTCCTGGAGACATCCTCGTTCACGCCACTGGCACCAGCTCGACTTGGTATTGACCAGACGCAAGGACCTTGCCAGCGTCCTCCTCACCCGTACCTACCACAGTGCTGACTGCGACACTGACCATTCCCTCGTCGCCAGTAAGGTGCGCATTGCCCCGAGGAAGATACACCACAGCAAAAAGAGCGGACGGCCACGCGTCAACACCTGCAATGCCAGAAACCCCCTTAAGATGCAGGGTTTCCTGAACCTTCTCAACGTGACCCTAGCAAGGGAGATGTCTGAAGACGACACCACAGACCTCATCTGGTCCCACCTGCGGGACTCGATCTACAGTGCAGCCATCTCCGCTTACGGAAAGAAGGAACACAATCACGCTGACTGGTTTGAGGCTCACTGGGACAGGATGGAGCCTGTGGTTGAGGCTAAGAGGAAGACCCTTCTGGCCTACAAGAACGCTCCAAACCCTACCACGCTTACTGCACTCAGGGTTGCCAGGAAAACATCCCAGCAGACAGCTCGTCACTGCGCAAACACCTACTGGTTAAATCTCTGCAGTAGAATACAGCTTGCTGCAGACGTAGGAGATGCAAGAGGGATGTACGAGGGCATCAAGAAGGCGACAGGTCCAGCACCCAGTAAGTCCGCCCCCCTCAAGACAAAGACAGGCGATGTGATCACCGACCAAGGCAAGCAGCTAGAACGATGGGTTGAGCACTACCTGGAGCTGTACGCCACACAGAATGTTGTCACTGATGCTGCCCTTGCCGACACCCCTGACCTGCCTGTAACGGAGGAACTTGATGCACTGCCCACAAAGGAGGAGCTCAGTAAAGCCATCAGCAATCTATCAAGCGGAAAGGCCCCAGGGATTGACAGCATTCCAGCAGAGGTCCTAAAGAGTGGGAAACCTGCACTACTCGAGCCCCTGCACACCCTTCTTTGCAAATGTTGGGAGAAAGGACACATCCCTCAGGACATGCGTGATGCGAACATCATCACCCTGTACAAAAACAAGGGTGACAAAAGCGACTGCAACAACTATCGAGGTATCTCTCTCCTGAGCATTGTGGGGAAGGTCTTCGCACGAGTCACCCTTACCCGCTTACAGACCCTCGCCTCCCGTGTCTACCCTGAGTCCCAGTGTGGCTTCCGTGCAGGCCGGTCAACAGTAGACATGTTATTCTCCCTGCGCCAGCTCCAAGAGAAGTGCCAGGAACAGCAGATGCCTCTCTACCTTGCCTTCATTGATCTAACAAAGGCGTTCGACATGGTCAGCAGGAGCGGACTCTTCCAGCTCCTTAAGAAGATTGGCTGTCCCCCACACCTGCTTGCTGTCGTCACGTCATTCCACTACAACATGCGCAGCACA TACGCCTTCAAGGACTGCAGCGAAGGGGTGTACATCCACACCAGAGCCGATGGCAAACTCCTCAACATTGCCCGTCTCCGTGCCAAGACCAAAGTGAGAGAGGTGCTCATTCGCGAGATGCTCTTCGCCGATGATGCAGCCCTAGCCTCGCACACAGAAGAAGGTCTGCAGCAGCTTGTCAGTCGATTCTCCGCCGCCTGCAAGGA ctcacacacactggAAACAGAAGTCAGCAGCAGGATCGCCAAGACCGCAGCAGTTATGTCGAAACTGTACCAGAGAGTTTGGAACAACTCCAGTCTTACGGAAAAGACTAAACTGCATGTCTACCAAGCCTGTGCGCTCAGCAGCCTCCTCTACAGCAGCGAACCATGGACCCCCTACGCAAGGCATGAGAAGAAACTCCACAGCTTCCACCTCCAATGTCTACGACGCATTCTTCACATCCGCTGGCAGGACAAAATCCCAGACGTGGAGATATTACAGCGAGCAGGCATGAAGAGTATGGTGGCCATCTTGCGGGAGAGACGCTTGCGATGGCTCGGCCACGTGCGAAGGATGGACGCAGGTCGAATTCCAAAGGACCTCCTGTACGGAGAACTCGCCGAGGGCACACGGCCAAATGGGCGCCCCCGCCTCCGCTTCAAGGACGTCTgcaaaagagacatgaagcagTGCAACATCGATGTCTCCTCCTGGGAGAGCCTCGCTGAGGACCGGCCTTCCTGGCGCTCAACTGTGAAATCTGCCGTTAAGGAGGCCGAGGACGCGAGAAATGCTGCTCTggccgagaagagaagaaggcgaaagcaGAGAGAGCGCCAGCCACAACAACAGTCAAC GATTGGAGATTTTATGAGGTTTCATTCCATTTCATTTGCCATATGGGTGTACCGGTCTGTTGTTGTTtact CATCCACGAAAGCTGCTACTCAGCCCCTTGGCCACCTGAAACAAGTGGTCGAGTCAACACTTCGTATAATCAGAAATGAGCATCTGCTTGAAAGTGTCCTTGCGATGCGCCTCCTTGAAAAATACAATCAGGAAATGACAAAGCATTTTCTGAAGCTGGAGTGA